The genomic segment TGTTGTGAAACATTACATGTCCTGCAATAAAGCAAGTTGGGCCATAAAGCATGATGTTcagtcatttaaaacatttctaaCAGGGGCTGAGCTTAATTCAATGAGTGTAACTCAGATTGATTATTTTGGCAGTATCTTTCACAAGATGTCATCACAACTTGGGAATGCTGCGGTCGGGGTCGCTGTCTGAAAGCAGAGGGAGGTGTTTTCACTTTGAGTAAACGTTAAAGTAATAAAATCCTCTCTTCCACATAACCGCTGTCGGCCTACACACAGAACACAGTTCATAAACAAATGCACCCACAACTCAAAACAGCCCAAATCCTCTATTCCAAAACTAGACTACATTGGTTGGACCAGTTCACAGCTACCTGCCACAAATAAGTTCATgacctcagcccccccccccctccctccctgaaaCATGACGTGTCAACCAAGATAAACAAGTTGATTGCCCTGTCTTTGTTTGCTGCTCGATGTAAACACGCATCACTGATAACTGTGGCGACTAACTCTGGACTTATGATGCATTTTCAGGCCCTTCCCCCCCACAACTGTGGCACGTAAAATGGCTTCctagagaagaaaaaaaagcacatcaGCTGTCCCTTCATTTCTGGTGGAACTAACCCAGACACataagctgctgttgtgttgctctTGTGCGCAATTATAGTGTTGAAGTAAATCAGGGATTGGGATTTtaacttgggggggggggggggttgggctGAGGCATAtcataaaaaaatagaaaatacgTGCGGAGGTTGCAGCACAACAAAGTTTCTGATCGTCCCTGTGAGCAAACTACACACAGTGTCTCGGCCTGGGATCAGCCTGGTAAAGATAAAGGAACTGCAGGGAAACGAAACCTATGCTACTCATGTTTCAGTCGTGCAGCTTTGATAGTTTAAATCCCCGAGCTGAGTTGTGTAAACGCTGAGTAAACAAAGTGAGCTGCCTCTGTGTATCAGGTGTATTTAAAGCCTCGTTCTACACACGTGTATATGTTCTGATCCATAACACACTCTGGCACCAGTTGGCAAACCAGTTCGTTTTGTGAATGTCTGAACAGAGCAAGCAAACGTCATGAGTTAACATAGCAGGAACAAAAACACGACCACTTTCCCAGCGGTGTTTATCTTACCTTTCGACCGCAGAGCACCTTAGCATGAGTCAAATTAAAATCTAGCGTCGATGTCATTTCAATAATCGATAATGTTTGCTGTCAGCGGAAGTTAAAAGTGTCTACGAGGAGCGGTCCGTGTAGCCGGAGGTTAACTACCTACAGGACTACCTGCATTAGCATCCCGTTAGCTAGCCGGACGCTGCTAGTGGCGTTCCGGGGCTAAGCTAGCGGCTGGCTAGCCCCCGAAAGCACTGATATTTTCCGATGAGATTTAAACTAACCGTCCCCCCGGATGAAAGATTAATATCAGCCCCGGCAAGTCAGCAAGCAGCGTCTCCTGTGACCCTCGGCATCCTTACCTCTTGTCTTCTTTTTAGGCCCAAACCATTCTAGCTGCTGGAAaagctcttttctctttgtcttttccacTTCCAGTCTCACACGCAAAATGGACCCAGCAAGACGCCGTAACAGCGAAACCCCTCAAACTACATGGACGCTCTCCATGTCGGGCCTCAGAACGCGTCGGCTCGTCGAGCGGGGACCGGCAGGGCACGATGTAGTGAgtctttcattttgttgttgctgcacaGAAGTGTCTGGTAGGTGAGGCTACAGCTAAGTTCAGTCGCCAGCAGGTACCACAGACAGGACTGGATGCATGGATGGCAGCGAGCGGCGCCGCGTTCACTGCTGTCGGAAATGTTACAACCAGCCACCTATACTAATACACGTGACAGGGGAAGTTAATGGGTCCTGAACGTTTCTCTATTTAGGATAAACAAGACCAATATACACCACCTGAGAAGATACAGGCTTTGTGGTGTTTTATTAAACTTTAAAAGACCGAATAAGTATTGACAAACACATCCAGagtcaaatatatattcataaatcaTCGATAAGAAACTCGAGTCAAGTCAAATTAACAATCCGCAATGACATGTCCATGTATCCAAGTACTCTATATCAAGCCATGTATTCCTACATTTCTCTTGAAAATATATCTATTTATCTAATATTTATCTATCAGTCGTTCGGTCAGTCAACCAATAAAGCAATCAATCTctctttatctatctatccatctatccatctatctatctatctgtcaatCGGTCAGTCaaccaattaatcaatcaatctctCTATCTTTATCTGTATctatatttatctatctatctataaatcaatcaattaatatatctctctctctctctcaccctatAGTTGGATTCTAACTAATCTGATCTAATCTATGAATAATGGTGATATTTCCCACACACTGTGAATGCAGCACTGCTGTGACGCACAGGTTGATCAGAGTTGACGTTCAGCGGAAATCTCTGGGAGCGTCGCATTGTTCCCGGTACTCAGAGATCTAATTTTAAATACACAGTTTAACTACTACACCTTTGTACTTTATCTAATAAATAAGTTAATTCACACTCACGGTTTCCTCACTTCCATCAAtagtttatatttgatttatctcattgacttcaaacctttttttattactttaatgtGCAaacgtttttttgtgttttcttttactttattacttGACCCACAAGTTAAAGACCTCTTGTAGAAACCTGGTCAGATTCATATCACTAAAGGATGAATTATAAAATAAGCAGCTGCTTAGCGACCCTGTGATCCACAGAGTTGATTTCTCACTATCTCACTAGGTTTTGGCAATTTGATATGTTAATGTGATAAGTTTCAAAGTTGATTATCAAGTGGGATTAATAGATTATCTGCCTTTTATCAAACTCCATTTAAGGCCATCATTTTTTCCTCATGTTGAGCGCCTTCTTAAATAAAGCAGTTTTTAATTAAGTTATCAAAAATGAAGATATTCTAGATATTGCTACAACACAGGCTTCTGGTTTGCATGATATTTAATGGCAACCTAGATGCAACAAGGTTCATATTCATATAACATCAGAACCTCTGTACACATaggttaaaaaatattaaagtttAGGTCGGACTGAAATAATAATCATACACAAGAATTTCTTCAAGGTAAGCCTGTTTgcatagaataaataaaatacattaaactATCCCCTCCTTATGGACATTCCATATACACATACTCACCATCATTGTGTTTGCATAGGGTGTGGTCTCACCGTGAGATGCTGTTTTTCAACAATATCTTCTATGTAAACCAGTTAAATTCATTATGGTGCATTTTCACTTTGACAAAATTAACAATTCTAAAAAGATCAAATACAAAGAGCGCTCACAGCAAAAACAAGGCGAGTTTATTTTACAGTGTAACAATGAATTTTATAGCGACACTAACATAACTGAAGAAATTTCACTTTGTatcctttaaaatgtattttactaaTGTCTAAATATAACTAAGTGTGTTGTTGCCTTAATGATGTTATGAGCTGTACGTACTCAGTTTGCCTAAAAATATACTTTAGTACAAAAATCCAATCCAACATTACCGAACACACTAGTTTTCTCCTGgtatctaaaatatatatatcctcCTCAGTAGACTGACCATCTTGAGAAAATATCATATTAGTAGAAGTAACTGGGGAAATGGGGTTTATTAAAACAGCACATTTAAACCTCAAAATaatttctcttctcctccttgtccACTTCTACTAACAAAACTGTACAAGCAAGTAAGCAGCTGTGAGATTCCCAGCCCTATCCATGCAGATCCAACCAGCTGTGATTggtttgagagaaaaaaaagaaaaagaaaagtggacagCTAAAAATGTACTCAGGGTGAGGGGGGTGAGGATAGGGTGGAAATCACGAAAAACCCACTCAGTCGtctatttcttctttttcttcttctttggggGACCTTGATCCGAGTCGCTGCTGCCTCCTGAGTCTGAGCTGtctgaggatgatgaggaggaggagggcgacgaGGAGGAGCTGTCGCTGTCGCTGCTGCTGTCGCTGTCAtctgaagaggagctggaggagtcgCTGCTGTCTGACGATGAGTCACTAGAGGAACCGTCggagccactgctgctgtcGCTGGAGTCTTTAGTCCTGAGAGGTGATGTGGCAGAGAGCACAGTGgtcacaaacaaagaaaacacttgTGAGGTTTCACTGCAGTGACGAAAAGCTACACGGGCGGTGGTGGCTGTTGTTGCCGGAGCAAAGGAGAGGAAAAGCGGCTTCTTATCAACTTACTTTAGAGTTTTAATACCTTGCTTTTAGAAAGGTTACAAACGCCAAATAAGTGTCACTTTGGGAGAATTGAAAAATTGGGCAAACTGGAAAACTAGACCCGACCAATTAATTAGTTGGCCGATGCCGTTAACAACTTTATACTGGTAACAActttctgctttatttattttaatatctcTGATCAAGAATGGTAGCAATAAGTAAAAAAGATTACCAACAGGGATTGATGTGAGttactgtttatattttagtttcccgaaaatgtattttataaaaaaaacattttttcaccCTTTAATATTTGCCCCTAAAAAATCCACATCTGTCAGGCTCAACTGGAAACCTTGAATGCACAAGTATTGATCTGTCTGGTTGGACCAGAGGGATCATGTGACAGAAAGAGCAGTCGGATTAGTGTTGCCAATCAATGCTTCGGTCTCATCTTGTGTGAAGAGAGCGACACATTTAGTCCTGAGCGCGACACATCGTGGATTTGATGTCGTGCACAGTCACAGCCTCTCATGTCCTCTGACTGACGGCATCTGCTCCCCCCACCATAAGACAAGCATGGCCCACAACATAGCAGTCACACTGAATAAATACGTTTTGCATAAACTAAATTAACCATTTGGTCATATGAgttacactgttacttttttttttgtcgcaATTGACGACCACATCTTCAACAATCAACCTTTGATAATAAGAGTCAGTGGTTTCCATGCTGAGGGGGTGGCTGCCCACATGACCAGGGGGAAGTTATGGATTTAGACGGCTTCAGCTGAATGGAGCTTTTTGTCACAGCAGACGTTTTGACTTGGCAAATACTGTGTAgctaataatattattaatggCTGCATTGCACTGTGATAACTGCAGGAATAGAGCCATCGTAAAGGTTATAAGTTCCACCTCTGCATCCACgagttaaaaaaacatctgctgtgAGAAAAAGCCTTCACATGTGATCTAGTCAAGAATGATAAAAATGAGTGAGGGAGGTAAAATTGAACCATTGTTAAAAGTTAGCATGTCCACCTGCACTTACCAGCTATGAAAAAACGTCTGGGGTGAAAAAGGTTTATTACCTGTGATTAACAACAGTCACGTACTTGTCTGGGAATTCGAAACTTCATATAAACTGAATTAATACCAGCCCATGAGCAATAGAACTACACAGAAACAATTCATTAATACAGGACTCCACAgtacaacaataaaacattgtttcttgtctACAAGATTTCTATTGAACTATTGTGACTGACAGTGGTCAAGAGCCGCCACTAGAGGGCAGGTCTTCACACCAATTCACACATCTTTCATGTGACTTCAGTAAATCACGTGTGTAACCTTATAAACGCCTGTGCAAATGACCCAAATTAATTCAAATGCCAAGGGAATCTAGAAAAGAGGGACTGAAGGTGCCGAGTGGTGTTACATGTTTAAGACTTAAACCTTCAATGTGTATTCCAAAGAATATCCTCATGTTGctttaataaatgaaaagtgattcacatttttttgttaCCTGACATGGGTAACTTTCATACCACTGTGATTGAGCACTCCTACTTCCTGGCTAATAAACATGTATATAATTGTTTTGTTCATATTCAAATGTGGAGGATTATTTCAACGTTAAATTGCTTTAGAATAACAAGAAACTTTTTTGCGCAATCTCATATCATTGCTCTattatttctattttgataTTGTGTAAAAATCTAGCACCTTTATTCATTTTGTCACATCTAAGCATATATTATGTGAAGACAAGACATccgacactgaggaaatatgcTTATTACTTACTTCTTTTTAGCTTTCTTCTCATTGGAGCCTTCACTTCCTGGTCTGTAAAGAGAGCGTGTAACAATGGAATTAATTGTATTTATCATTACATCCTCTAGATGGCAGTAAGAAGCAATAGTGTTTTAATTCAGTGATTCACTCCTTGActcttttgtttgtatttttcagaaTATAAATGAGACTCCACTTAATCGGCtggtgaaatgtgtgtttttactgctTTCACAACAACCATTGGTTGATTATTCACTGTTGCTCTGATGAGCCAAATTCCCTCAACTTACtgacaaaacaggaaaatattGAGTCTGATCGTCCCTCTTACTCAAGACCTCATATCAGAGGAGTTAGTAGCTGTGATATATGAGAATTGTTGATTCTAGGAAAAGAGGAGTGAACTTTGCACACTGCAACACACTCCTAAAAATACTTGGAACAGGAAATTACATAAATTGTCTATAAGAACAAAAATGTTGTGCTTCAAATACAGTCAATACGCAACTTTTGATTTCAGTACAGTACATGTACACAACAATGTAACTAAGGCTGGGGCGAGATTGGAGGAATCAGTGTGGAAAAGCTTGGCTCTTTaaaagaaagatttaaaaagacaTCAACAGATTGCTTTAGCAAGTCTGTTACACTTCAGATTCTTAAAGGAGTCACGATCGATCACCCAAAAGCACTGTCACATTGCTCTTCTGGGAAAAACAGGTGgagatttatgttttaatcttAAACATGTACTTAAATGGCATAAATCCGACTCAGTAAAGGCCTGCCTTTCTGTCACTAGTGGTGAACTGGTGGAGGCGTCTTACCCAGGGTTGCTGAGAGCTTTGTCGTCATTCTCCTTCAGTTTCTTTTTCATCTCGACTGTTCTCGAGGGTCTGTGCACATATTTCCTCTTCCCTGTGCATTCGTAGGTCCAGTGTCCCATCTCCAAACACTTCTGGCAACgcacatgttgtttgtttgcctccctgtgtggaagaaaaacagaagaatcTGAGTACAGTGTTATCCGTGATGCTAAGCACATACAACTGTAGAGAAAAGGCAGACAACCACAGCTCCAGCTAAATTCCCTTGCAGTTTCATGGCTGATGAAGCTGTTGAAGGTTTGAATTCTCTTCCAGCTTTTGCAGATGCTTGTAAATGCTTTAAATCAACTCTCTTTAGCCTATACGTTCATATTCAAACAACATATGGCTGTGAATTCTTATATGACTGCTGTCTAAGCTTCCATTCTTATTGTGAGAATTAGGTAACTCTTACAGGTTCTGGAAACATCCCTGCAGGAAGAAAGATTCTTTAACAGGGGACAGGATTCAAACTCAAGTATTTTGTTCATGACTGACACCACCCCAACCATATCTCGGTATTTTCTATTTGCTTTAATGATgtttcatgtgtgtgagtggattttcatacttctgcttcttctttctggcagaaatatttgtattgcttTGTAGAATCCTTTAAAAAACTGCCAAAATGATGCTGAACGATCCACTGAaaaattttcattttattttgttgatcaaaGTCTTGACAGTGATAATGAACCCACTGAGGCAGTTATCACCCTCTCTTCAGATTTAATGTGACCCAAGTGCTGGGAAATTTCTGTAAATGAATCATAATTCTATATTAGCAATATTCtgtatttgatgtattttaaaaggtgctctttttttgttttcaccaaTGTTGGTATTTATCAGGGACATTATCAGGAGCAGTCACACAGGTTTTGATCTGATCCATTCATCCTAGAGTGATGAAGCCATCCTCCTTTCTCAAACACCAAACCCCCCATTGCCGTGTtctgtttaaattaaatatactgtatagtCAGAATATGTGGGACTATATCTGACTGTACTATATCTCCTTGTATACACGGGATAATGATGATGCTATTGTCCACATTACTCAGTCCAACAGGCAAACATTTCAGTTGATATCGATTCACTTGGAGTAAACGGAAGATAGTTAATGTCGTATAAGCTGTTCAATATTAAAACAGCTCAGCCTTGAATTTAAGAGGTTGAATAAATGTTCGCGGGCAGAAAAACATCCCTAAACTTGTACgatcattcatttttttgtttggtgaGACGGCGGCGCGCTGGTGTTGTGATTCAGCGCCGTGGCGTTCATTGTTATTCGGCTCAAACCTGAGGCCGGAGGCGGGACGAGCTCACAGTCAGAATCGCTATCGACTTAAATACGGTTATATTCACAAAACACACgatcagagcagctgcagctccagtaAATCTACAGATACTCACGCTTGTCTCCGGGCGATTATCCTGTGCATGGGAGTCGCCATGCTGCGCTTCACTTTTTTCTCCTTCGTCGACAACGAATCAAGTCCGTACTTCCGGTAAGTCTTAGGCAACCAGTGCTCTCTATCGTCAAAAGTAGAGAACTGCAAGTGTGTCAACCAGTCATCttgaataaagtgaaaataaatgattcattaaataaaaaaattaaaaacaggacAAAACTATCAATTGTatatcacactgtgaagattttatgtaaattgaatgatagttgtaaaacaaagcttattttcctgttgccagtaggtggcgccatcagtATTATTACATACAGACTAACATACGAAAATGTAGcttgagcaattttgtgttCAATTGAACAATGTTAccacaacttcattttcacactgatcagtatgTGGAGCTATTCAGGCTTGGAcactgatcatgagacagaagtttggtggtgataggacaatgcacagtgacaACCATAGATATATGACAACATCCTTCATCAGAACCTTTGTCGTActtcaatgtttacacggtatGAGGAAATTTcccaattctgagagagagaaagagagagacgtcACCTTAGCAAGACATGAAGGATTCCTTCGATCTATGACCACTTACACTGTAGCTCTTACACTTACCACTTAccctgcaggagtggagttgtcTGATGACAGCTCAgtatcaaaggattcatggtctGTGTATGCCCGAggtacagaacctcgtgtttagatggtgtgtaatcaaactttgatgccTTACAACGGTCACAAGGTGTGAAGAAAAATCGatctttgagttagtttgtatcttcatcttgtttat from the Platichthys flesus chromosome 15, fPlaFle2.1, whole genome shotgun sequence genome contains:
- the zcchc10 gene encoding zinc finger CCHC domain-containing protein 10, translated to MATPMHRIIARRQAEANKQHVRCQKCLEMGHWTYECTGKRKYVHRPSRTVEMKKKLKENDDKALSNPGPGSEGSNEKKAKKKTKDSSDSSSGSDGSSSDSSSDSSDSSSSSSDDSDSSSDSDSSSSSPSSSSSSSDSSDSGGSSDSDQGPPKKKKKKK